The Tachysurus vachellii isolate PV-2020 chromosome 15, HZAU_Pvac_v1, whole genome shotgun sequence nucleotide sequence acatgaggaagaaaccttgagaggaccCAGATTTATAAAGGAAGCTATTCTCATCAAAGTGACAAAGGAGAGTGTGATTACAAATcttttcccttctataactgtatactatatggccaaaaagtGCAATTATGTAACCGGCATTCATTATGAAGTTTATtcactaataaacacacatgcacatgttcACACAGTACTTAATAATGAATCATAGCATCTATAATTAACTAAGCTTACTTTAGCTTTACAAAAAATGCTCATTGAGGAGGAATGTGCTAAGCCTCCAGGATTTGCTCACAAAGCATTTTCCACCCCAACAATGAGTGATGACTGATCTATGGTCTGTGTAAATGAGAAGCACTAaccagtatatataaataacaatgaTTAGTAGAGCCAATCATTTATGTAATAAGTTAATTTAGGTCTCAAAATATTAGAAGCATTATACAAGTgattttttaattgtgtttgtatGAAAGTTCATGATGAACTTTTGCAGCCTAAGACTGTCTGGTTgcatatttctgtgttgtgtgttggttCTACGGCTCAGTCATTGGCAAGGAATGTACAGAGCTGTTGTTCTTACTGAAACTGAGAGATCCATTGAACTAAAGCATGCAGTGGAACAGTATCACTGGAAATCTCCACCTCTTTAATTGCTTACTGATATTTCCTAATAAATATGCTATGCTTTGTTGCAAAAATATTAGTCACTGTGACAATTTACCCCAGTAAATGCAGAATTTAGGTGGATTTATGTTTAAGCCTCATGTCCTATGCAGACTCTCAGGTCTATAGATTATATCTAATCAACACTTCAGCTGACTCAGCTATAGGGTCATACTGTATTAGACTGTATGTAGTGTATCATAACCCTGCTAAAAAATCCAGCATTGTCCAATCAAAGACAACAATATCCAGTCAGGGATTTGAGCAAAATCTTGTCAGGCACTACCATGACATATATGTACCAGCTGGTGAGTTATTATGCAGCTGCTCTATTATTTCATGAAATCTAGTAATAAAaccattttattaataatgatatgtCTAGGTGCAGTGCCACAGAGTCGAGCATTGCTGCCGACTCCAAGGTTCCCAGTTTGATCGTGAGATCGAGGTCTGTACGTGTTCTTCATGTATCCACATGAGTTTCCTCTGCCAGGAAGACAACTGGctcacatagatagatagatagatagatagatagatagatagatagatagatagatagatagatagatagatagatagatagatagatagatagatagatgtaaaaTGTAACAGTCTAATGGCCAGGGGGACAAAAGGTTCCTCAGTATTGTAGTGGAGCAGGACAGAGACAGCAGTctgccactgaacacactcctctgcCTGTTGAATGTGCTGTGCAAAGAGTGGTGGGTGTTATCTAGGTTGTGGAGCAGTCTGTCAAGGGTCGTTTGCAGTGAGTCCAGCTCTGTCCCAACCTCAGCCTCTCCAGTCTGTCCAATATCTTTTTGCAGCTAAAAAGGGCAAAGATAATGTTATTGCTGATTCTCTGTCGAGAATGTATTCATAAACATGATGAAAAGATGTTTATTCTTGTGTATGGGGTGTTACGTccttgtctatttttgttttctgtttggggggggtgtctgtgtttctgtgcaggATGAACACCGATTGGTTCCTGAGGTTTACCTGGTACCATGCCCTGCCTGGTCAGCTGACTCCCAGCGGCCTATAAAAGGTTCCACCACCTCTAACTGTTTTAGCCTTTTGGCTCATTTGCTGTGTTTGGTTACTCGTTTGCTGCTAGCTAATATTGTGTTAGAGTTGTTTGTTGTATTCGTGTGTTTAGCCATTCCTGTTAATGCTGACTACTGATTGTTCTTTTGACTTCGATTCTGGATTGCACCTGTTTGAACTTATTAGCTAAcctgtaaatatttgtatatagtaTTATTGGGGAGGTAGAGAGACCAATGGCATTTTTGTTTGAACCTTTTattgattgtgtttttgttcagggagttagggaagtgattgtattttcttttcttttgtttgccaAGTAGGGAAGTTAAAGGGTACAATAAtgagctgtttttatttgttattttggccttgtcgGCTCCTGAAGACATACCCCCAGTTGTGAAATTGTTCTTCTCATTAAAATATTGTTCTTTCAGTTACCTCTGTTTCCTCGTACCCTTTCATGTTGCGCCTTCACCCCTAGACGGGGCATAACACCACCCCGGCACACCACAACATTTTAAAGCATACTGATGATCACAGATTGGTAAAAGACGTGTTTTTGCAGATGTTGAAGGATGCAAGCCTCCTAAGGAAGTATAGATGGCTCTGTCCTTTTCTGAGGAGAATATCCATGTTTGTGGTCCAGTCCAGCCTATCATTCAGCTGCAGCCCCAGATATTTGTAGTTCCTGACCATCTCCACATCAACTCCATGTATTGACAAACTTTGAGATAGTGGTTTGTTTCTAAAAAATCCATCACCGTCACTTTGATCTTGGAGGTGTTCAGCTGCAGATGGTTGGACTCATACCACCTCACGAAGTCTTTAATCGGGTCTGTTCACCTCCTCCTGACCATCCCTGACACAGCCGAATATCacagtgtttctgtgtatgGCAGAGCTCAGATGTGTATAGGGTGAACAGTACAGGAGAGAACACAGTCTCCTGTGGTGCTCCAGTGTCACTGATTGTGTgtcaatatgtgtgtacatatgaggatgaggttcccctttgagtctggttcctatTAAGGATCTTCCTTTACCaactaagggagtttttcctcccaaCAGTCACATGAGTCACCCCAGACTTgcttattggggataaatacaaacacatttacatatatctaatattaatcttgaattttgtattatattcatatttataataactttttgttctatgtttatgttctgtaaagctgcttcgagacaatgtccattgtaaaaaagagctatataaataaaattgaattgaattgaattgtaaataaaagaatttcCAAGATTAttcccattaaaaaaaaataaatgtctatATTAGAATGTTATTAAAGTATTACTGAATAGTGAATAGTGATTAGAGTTAAAATCTCATtgtctcaattttttttttttacatttatcatGAACATGCTATGCTTTAAAGAAAATACTTTGTCTAAAAATGTAACTATGCATTAGTAGTgccttttgtgtttgtttgtttgtttgtttgtttgttttgatttcctGAACGCGGAGAATTTTCCAGGTTTAACCTAAATTTGTCCTTTCTCGCGTTCCGTATGGATACAGGAAGCGTTGCTTAGCGACGTCGCAGGCGATGCGATGATTCACAGCAAGATGGAGAAGTACGAGAAAATCAAAGTGGTCGGTAGAGGAGCATTCGGGTAATGCAAAGATAAACACGTTAAATCCGCTCCTTTCTAAATGCCGTCTTTTACATATAGATCCATTCGACAGcttgcaaatgttttatttttaaactaaaaagtTACTGTACTTTTGCGCGCGTGCTTTATTCTTAAGTAGGATTGTTATTGATGGCTTATAAAACAGATCCTGGGCTTTTCCCCCATACACaagcttgtctttttttttttttttttttagcatattcCATATTCCTATATTTGACCTAATCTATTTTATTAGATGTTAGTTAACATGCAGGTTATCCTATGCATGCCTGAGGATTCTGTAATCTGAGCCTGATCAATAATTCACTCCTCTGTGGCTTCTTTAGAAAGAAAGGTTGATATACAGGTGCATTTAGTCTGTAAAGAACGATTTCTTTTGAGAAATATATTAGATACACGACCTCTGTAGTGCAGTACATAATTGAATGGTCTGATTTCAGATAAAGTCTCTTATAAAGATGAAGACCAGATTTTTACCTTCACTTTGAACATTagcttgtctttttctttcgGACAGAATCGTGCACCTTTGTCGTCGGAGAACTGATGGTGCTTTGGTCATACTGAAAGAAATCCCAGTGGAGCAGATGACCAGGGATGAGCGTCTTGCCGCGCAGAATGAGTGCCAAGTTCTCAAGTTACTCAACCACCCCAACATAATCGAGTATTATGAAAATTTCCTTGAGGACAAGGCACTCATGATCGCAATGGAATATGCACCAGGTAACACGTTtccaggtttttgtttttgttttgtttttgttttttacaaaaactttttaaactttGGCCTTTGGAGAAAATGAGAACTTAGATCAATGTAATGAGTAAAAACAATGTAATTCTGTAATATGGCCAGATTCAACCCATTAATTGAGCTGGATAACAAGCTGCTatacataaattaattaaatgcctttattttttgttgttcgGAGCAGATCAGAGTTTTTGATCTGTATTTGTTGTTACCTGTCCTGTATATTTTAGGTGGAACTCTTGCTGATTACATCCAGAAGAGATGCAATTCCCTGCTGGATGAAGACACCATACTGCATTTCTTTGTGCAGATCTTACTGGCCCTCTACCACGTTCACAACAAACTTATTCTTCATCGAGACCTTAAAACCCAGAACATTCTTTTGGACAAGCACCAGATGATAGTCAAAATAGGTGACTTTGGGATCTCCAAAATACTAGTTAGCAAGAGCAAAGCTTACACTGTAAGTGCCTTGTGTATCTTTACACCAATTCCCTTTGCAACCATTAAGTAtatttgtgctgtaataaatgTTCTTGTAATTGCAGGTGGTTGGAACCCCTTGTTACATCTCTCCTGAATTGTGTGAAGGAAAACCGTACAACCAGAAAAGTGATATTTGGGCTCTGGGTTGTGTGCTCTATGAACTTGCCAGCCTCAAAAGAGCTTTTGAGGCAGCTGTAAGAGAATTTTATACTTGATTTGTCTCAAACCATATAACTTCTGCCTGAACTTGTATAGTGAGAGTCTGAGAGGAGTTGTTTTCTGTTCTCAGAATCTACCTGCCTTAGTCTTAAAAATCATGAGCGGTACATTCGCCCCGATTTCAGACCGCTACAGCCCGGAACTGCGACAGCTTATCCTCAACATGCTTAACCTGGACCCATCCAAACGGCCACAGCTCAACGAAATCATGGCCAATCCCATCTGCATCCGGCCCCTGCTGAACCTCTACACTGACATTGGCAATGTCCGTATGCGCAGGTTGGACAGCTTGCATAACCTTGCAAACCACGCATTAACAaattggggcagtggtggctaaagtggttaaggctctgggttgaggattggggtttaagccccagtaCTGTAAAGgtgcctctgttgggcccttgattgaggcccttaaccctcactgctccaggggtgctgtatcatagctgaccctacGCACTGACCCCAgcttccaaagttgggatatgcaaagaaaaaatgtaTCTCTGCTGTaacgtatatgtgacaaattaaaggcttctattctatactGATAAATATATTCACTGGATAACTTTTTCCAAACAGAATTGAAAAGCCGCTGTCCACCATGCAGGCAGGTTCTCACAGCAGACCAGGCAGCCGTGTGACTGGAACAAGAACAAGGGGTTCGATTTTATGGCtttattaatgctttattttatagGGTGGTATTTTTGGGGAgttttataatacatatatttaaattttacctttaaggcacaggctccccctgacctgaggtagttcggataagcggtagaagatgaatgaatgaatgaatgaatgaaattttacCTTTATATTTATCAGTGCTTTTTTGATAgattatgttatatgttattttACCATTCTcattgaatgtatttttttttttcagttttaagcctggtaaatgttttttttttgtaatctttattattattttattattattaatatcaagtaggggcacggtggcttagtggttagcacattcgcctcacacctccagggtcggggttcgattcccgcctccaccttgtgtgtgtggagtttgcatgttctccccgtgcctcgggggttttctccgggtactccggtttcctcccccggtccaaagacatgcatggtaggttgattggcatctctggaaaaattgtccctagtgtgtgattgcgtgagtgaatgagtgtgtgtgtgtgtgccctgtgatgggttggcactccgtccagggtgtatcctgccttgatgcctgatgacgcctgagataggcacaggctccccgtgacccgaggtagttcggataagcggtagaagatgaatgaatgaatgaatgaataatatcaaGTAATAaaaattactactactaataacaaTAGTATAGTTGAAACAAGCATGAACATAAGGTGTAATTTTgggtgtcatttttttctccaggTGGTTTGTCAAGCTTAATTTCGACCAAGATGATGCACTCTCTGCCCTTGTCGTCGGTGTATACGTGGGGCAGTGGCATCTCCACGCCACTCCGATTGCCCATGCTCAACACTGAGGTGGTGCAGGTTTCACTGGGCCGCACACAAAAGATGGGTGTCACCAAATCAGGACGCCTTATCACTTGGGAGGTTAGTTGGTCAGAGTCCAGCTTTGCATCCCGTGTTCACAGAATTTATACCACTCTAGAGTTATGATTCTCTGAGAGTTGAAAGGTAAAAGTGTTCTGGTGAAATGTTATAAATAGCAGTGAATATGGAATAAAGTCTATCCGTCCTTGTTGTCTTCCCTCCATCTCTTGTTGATACTCCTGACTGTGCTCACACCTGCCACTGGCAGAATCCCAAAAGCTTCAAACAGACTGGACATATGCAAGGCTGGAATGGACTGCATAATATTTGGCAGAAAAAGGTTTCTTCGGTTACTTCAgatacttcggtttcctccacAGCATGCCATTAGACTGGGGTAGATgattgtgtgtttagtgtgtgaatggaagtggtagtctagtggttaacgtgttggactactgatcggaaggtcatgagtttgattcccaagtccaccaaggtgccactgctgggcctatAAATTTAAACTATGTCATTTTTTATCCAGAATATTTAGATTTCTATACAGCTGCTTTGACACTGTCGagtattaacaaataaaattgaactgaattgaaaatacatttttttcagatgGTCTTCTTAACGTCACCTTCTTTTGAAGAAGTATGTTGTTGAAATGTTTTGACTCGTTTCTGACTCGGTTATCTTTTGATGTGTCCCTGTCACAGGCTCCGACTGTGGGCTGCGGCGAGGCTTCTCTACCCGGTGGTCTGGAGCAGATGCAGCCCCAGTTTGTCTCTCGCTTCCTAGAGGGTCAGTCTGGTGTCACCATCAAATCTGTCTCCTGTGGAGACCTCTTTACAACCTGCATGACAggtacacaacaaaaacagtgcAAGAAACAAGGTTTAAATGCTAAAATAGGTTCAAATAAAAGTAGGATAAAATGCTAAAGCTTAATTTACCATTACATTAAAGTGATAAAACTCTTTGGTTTAATATTCCAACTCAAGTCTAGTCACATTCCTCACTTACAATATGAAATCTGTTTTTCACTGAAACAGCTTTTAGCTCAACACAGCATTAAAGATCTGCTCTCACAGTTCATTTGCTTTTCCCTTACAGTTTATTACAGATGACagattaatgcttttttttaggattattctgtttttgttcaaTCCTAATCCCAGTTCACCTTTTGTCATGGGCGGttaattctcttctcttctccttttgtTTACAGACAGAGGCATAATTATGACATTTGGAAGTGGAAGCAATGGGTGTCTTGGACATGGAAATTACAATGACATAACACAGGTAAGTGTTTTCTAGTTAGTGTTAAAGGTTTCAGAGTTAGTATTTGAGAAGTGTGTGAGGTTTAAACCCAAGGACTTCCAAATAGCCAGTGCTGGACCCTGGGTCTGGACCTCTAACTCTCAAATGCTGAACTGTTTGCTGATTGATTGTATCATTTATCTGCattggataaaggtgtctgtcaAATACATAAATTTTATTTCTCCTAATTGTCAGGTGTCTTAACAGATAAAATACAGACCCAAGTGTAGGGATTCATTtagggaaaaaataacaaagggcTAGAAACACTAGAAAACTGGAAACACAAAACACggaaacacagaaacagacacacagacactgaggcAGACACTGAGGCAGACACTGAGGCAGACACTGGCACTGAGACTGGCACTGGCACACTGAGACATTGAGACAGAGAAGTGAACCAAAGACAAGGACTCTGCAAAAAAACAGACGCAAGACAACCAGTAAAAATAGGGGTGacaatcattgaaacacaaggaacagatGTGCAGAGACGGGACAGATAAGGAAAGGGCTGGACTTACACACctggtacaaaaaaaacaaaacaaagacacatggcacagataaacaaactgcaacaatgtccccctagtgtccaaACAGGAAAAAGTCCAGGCCAATTCCTGACTAACACACTGACTTGAGGGCTCTATAATTTTAGAACTAAAATACAGGGTTCTAGCAGCAGAATACATAAATAGATAGTAACTGCACTGCAATTGTCTGCTTATAGCATTTAGTGTAACTAACAAGTTTAATTAGTCagttaaactgtttttaataGAGATAAAGAACACTTGGATAATTAGAtctgttgtaaatgtaaatgtcagtaGTCTTGTTTAACAGTAAACATTGTTAAACACAGTCACTGTTTCAGATTTTTACTTTCCATATATTTATAGAACAGATTAAACCTTCATGTtgctttttctccttctgtctttgtctgtattCGTGTAGCCCAAAATAGTGGAGGCTCTTCTGGGCTATGAGCTGGTTCAGGTGTCCTGTGGCGCCTCCCATGTGCTGGCTGTGACCAACGAGAGGGAGGTCTTCTCCTGGGGAAGAGGAGACAATGGTACATTAACATGAGCTATAAGCTGACCTGATCGAGTAACtctacattctctctctctctttttctctctctctctctctctctttctctctctctctctctctctctttctctctctctctcaaaaccGCCCCTGCTTCCCTTGCAGGTCGACTAGGACTGGGCACTCAGGATTCCCACAATGCCCCACAGCAGGTGAATATCCCAGTAGATTTCGAAGCCCAGCGAGTGTTGTGTGGGGTTGACTGCTCCATGATCGTGAGCACTCAACACCAGATCCTAGCATGTGGCAGCAACAGGTATAAAACTTCAACAGCACCAAACACTTTTATAAATTCTCTTAAATATGTGCAATCTGTTAAGTTCTGAACATTCACACTCCATCTCAATCGGCCAGCAAGGTGATTTGTTCCGGCCCTTCAAGTGTGAAAAAAGACATCGCTAGAATAAAATTATTTCAGTCGGACAACGGACCCTACAGTTCTGAAGTGATGGGCGTCTGTTCCATTCAGCACGAGCCGCAGTCGTGGCACAGAGCAGGAGTCACGTGATGTTAGGCGAGTCTCATGAGCAGCCTCTCCTGTGAGACGCGATGACTGACAGGATGATGACGGATGAGAATCTTTGTTCGTCATTCTCACACATAAATACCATTAAAACGAGTaatcacacatccctcacacgcCCAGCACCTGcaccactgtatgtgtattGCGCAGACAATGTATACCTGTGCACCCGATTTCACTGCTCATTAATTTCTCTCATTAGAAGGCAGCCTAAATGTTTGCCAATTATTATAGAGATGGCAGTAGTAGTTTAAATAGACATACTAAAATAATTTAGTTTGACAAAAAAATACCATGAAACAATGATATTTTCCATATTGTGAACTTTTTTATTATGTGCACTTAAGTCTCAgttaaatgagataaattgtAAAGGAGTGTGATACGTCTTGCTGATTTACCcatttgaatgtagaaaaaagtTTACATGGGCATCTTACAATGCACTGATGATGTAATGCAGTTTCATAATTCTGTACATCACaagcatgtttaaatgtaggGGGAAAAAACCTGGTGTCTTATGGTGCGAAAACACAACACATGGGCTCCTATATTGTTGTGTCTTCACTCATATTGCAAGCCAGACTTCTCCAGACCTCACTTGGGATGCTTTTCATGAACTGGCCCCATGACAAACTAATTGAATAGCCCTGCTGCTCTAAGCAGCCAAAGGATACTGTGTGGATGCAGTGAGAGCTATACAGCCACCAGAGGGtgctgctgtttctgttttgcTGAAAGTCTGGTGAAAttgtatttgtgtagcgcttttaataatggacatttTCCCAAAACAGTTTTAGAGAAACCTGGGTatacattttgttatttaaaatgatatgtaacgagcaagccagaggcaacggcagcaaggaaaacctccctgCAGCGACAGGATGAAGAAAGTTTGGATTaatcagactcagaagggaagcGAAAACATCCTCTTCTAGGTGAagcgtgattataaatcatttctcttCTATAACTGTAGATTATAGAGTATTGTATTGCTTCCTGTTAAAAGGAAATTGAGTATAAGAATTATTTGACTTTCTTGCAGTTAAAGTTGAAGTTATTCACAGTTTAGTGATGGGTGTGTGTTCAAACTGTTCTTAGGAATTGCTGTCTAAAGGTTAGCTAAAAGAACATCCATCCGTATTAGGGTGTCTATGTGGAACCATGCACATGTTCATCTGTCCTGACAGTCACTTGTGTGAGACTCCAAGTAATGGgttcatcaggatggatcaggtagGACCAGAAGGATGAAGGAGTCATGATCACTGGTACAACAGGAATAACTCAACAGACAGAGAACGAGAAATAACGGATTATTAGATATAATCTTATGCTGTAATGATTTAAGAAGGTGTACTTTGTGCACAGAGTGAAAGCCAGGACTTCTTAAAGACTAGCTGTGACAGGAAGAGCCTGAAGGTAGCACAGACATGAAGGATTCCTGGAACATAAAGCAGTCACTCTAAAAGGCGGTGGCTCAGAAAAGGTGCCACTAAAGTGCAAGAGCAAACGACAagcaaaaatgtcatttaagtATATTTGTTTTGGTGAGATTTGGTGAGCTGCTGCACAGTCACTTGTTATTTACATATAGCACAAATTGAGATTGAGTGATTGATACATTttcatgtatataatatatactggTTAGCATGGCATTTGTGACACAGCTTCAGATTAGACTTCACTTTCTTTGGAAAACGTCAATTAACCTGTAAgctaaacatattttttattaacaaaagatCTTTGACATCTTGACCATTCGGACTTtggcaacattcattcattcattcattcatcttctaccgcttatccgaactacctcgggtcacggggagcctgtgcctatctcaggcgtcatcgggcatcaaggcaggatacaccctggacggagtgccaacccatcacagggcacacacactcattcactcacacaatcacacactagggacaattttccagagatgccaatcaacctaccatgcatgtctttggaccaggggaggaaaccggagtacccggaggaaacccccgaggcacggggagaacatgcaaactccacacacacgaggcggaggcgggaatcgaaccccgaccctggaggtgtgaggcgaacgtgctaaccactaagccaccgtgcccccatactTTGGCaacattataaaacaaaaagatcttTTTGCAATGCATGAGctgaaacccctgaggcactgTCCCAGTATCATCCTGCAGTATTTCCTTGACCAACTAGTATTTCCTTGACCAACTAGTTCTGGTTGTTATGCTTATATTCCTGTAATGCTTGCTGTGTCACTGAGAAAAGCATCAATCATCACAGGGAAATGACCTTTCCACAGTTAATCACCCACATTGTCTTTACTGACTGATACATATGAATGATTATCCTATTAAGTATTGTCTAATAAATTCATACGTATGTTTAATTAAGACTCATGTTTGCTGCTAACCAATATGAGCAGATCAAGTTcaaatgacattttcttttctaaagaCCAGTCATATGTGTCCACTTACAGGTTTAACAAGCTAGGCCTGGATACCACCAACTACACAGAGGAGACCCCCTCATGTTGTGAGGTAGAAGAGGTCCACACGTTCCAGCCAGTTCAGTCGTCCCCACTGAACGTTGAGAAGATTGTGTACATCGACATCGGAACGGCCCACTCCGCCTCGGTCACCGGTGAGACGAGGATCCATCAGACTAGTgatcttttttatctttttgtacAGTTATCACAGATCCAGCATGAGAGATTTCAACCAGATTTCTGTTGCAAATGTGCCCTGAAACCCAGAGAAAGGTCAGTGTTTC carries:
- the nek8 gene encoding serine/threonine-protein kinase Nek8, which encodes MIHSKMEKYEKIKVVGRGAFGIVHLCRRRTDGALVILKEIPVEQMTRDERLAAQNECQVLKLLNHPNIIEYYENFLEDKALMIAMEYAPGGTLADYIQKRCNSLLDEDTILHFFVQILLALYHVHNKLILHRDLKTQNILLDKHQMIVKIGDFGISKILVSKSKAYTVVGTPCYISPELCEGKPYNQKSDIWALGCVLYELASLKRAFEAANLPALVLKIMSGTFAPISDRYSPELRQLILNMLNLDPSKRPQLNEIMANPICIRPLLNLYTDIGNVRMRRIEKPLSTMQAGSHSRPGSRVTGTRTRGGLSSLISTKMMHSLPLSSVYTWGSGISTPLRLPMLNTEVVQVSLGRTQKMGVTKSGRLITWEAPTVGCGEASLPGGLEQMQPQFVSRFLEGQSGVTIKSVSCGDLFTTCMTDRGIIMTFGSGSNGCLGHGNYNDITQPKIVEALLGYELVQVSCGASHVLAVTNEREVFSWGRGDNGRLGLGTQDSHNAPQQVNIPVDFEAQRVLCGVDCSMIVSTQHQILACGSNRFNKLGLDTTNYTEETPSCCEVEEVHTFQPVQSSPLNVEKIVYIDIGTAHSASVTEKGQCFTFGSNQHGQLGCSSRRNSRVPFRVPGLQGITMVACGDAFTLAVGSESEVYTWGKGARGRLGRKEEDSGIPKAVQLDESHPFTVTSVACCHGNTLLAVKPFFEDPGPK